The Halanaerobium praevalens DSM 2228 genome contains a region encoding:
- a CDS encoding ABC transporter substrate-binding protein, whose amino-acid sequence MKKIILIVLILSLSLSFTVGAAEVDFLLDWVPNTNHTGLFVAEELGWFEQKNIDINFIEPGTNMSVEQVVGAGRADFGISFQEWVTPARIQGVPIVSLAAVVQHNSSGFALLEDQNVKTPADLTGLEYGGWGMEIEKAIIKSIVEGSGGDFSEIDFVNIGSGDLLSMLASNKFDFSWIFYAADGIQAEMRDLDLKIFMLEDYQEYVPDYYTPIIISSEKMIAKNPKLVREFMAVVQRGYNYAAANPEKAAEILHKRVPESSLEFLTKSQKWLSPRYQAEADYWGQQKLEVWQEFGDWMAEQGLISEKFEAEKAFTNQFLLNN is encoded by the coding sequence ATGAAGAAGATAATTTTAATTGTTTTAATTTTGAGCTTAAGCCTTAGTTTTACAGTTGGAGCAGCAGAAGTAGATTTTTTACTTGACTGGGTTCCAAACACTAACCATACAGGGCTTTTTGTGGCAGAAGAACTTGGCTGGTTTGAGCAAAAAAATATAGATATAAATTTTATAGAACCAGGAACTAATATGTCAGTTGAGCAGGTAGTTGGTGCTGGTCGGGCTGATTTTGGTATTAGTTTTCAAGAGTGGGTTACTCCAGCTAGAATTCAGGGGGTACCAATTGTATCTTTAGCAGCAGTTGTTCAGCACAATAGTTCTGGTTTTGCCCTTTTAGAAGACCAAAATGTTAAAACACCAGCTGATTTAACTGGATTAGAATATGGTGGCTGGGGTATGGAAATTGAAAAGGCAATTATTAAATCGATAGTTGAAGGGAGTGGAGGGGATTTTTCCGAGATAGATTTTGTTAATATTGGTAGTGGAGATTTGCTTTCAATGTTAGCTAGTAATAAGTTTGACTTTAGCTGGATTTTTTATGCAGCTGACGGTATCCAAGCTGAGATGAGGGATTTAGATTTAAAGATTTTTATGCTTGAAGATTATCAAGAATATGTACCAGATTATTATACTCCGATTATTATTAGTTCAGAAAAAATGATTGCAAAAAATCCCAAATTAGTCCGTGAATTTATGGCTGTAGTTCAAAGGGGATATAATTATGCAGCTGCAAATCCAGAAAAAGCAGCCGAAATTTTGCATAAAAGAGTTCCCGAAAGCAGTTTAGAATTTCTAACTAAAAGTCAAAAATGGTTAAGTCCTCGCTATCAAGCAGAAGCAGATTATTGGGGCCAGCAAAAACTTGAAGTTTGGCAGGAATTTGGAGACTGGATGGCGGAGCAAGGACTAATTTCTGAAAAATTTGAAGCAGAAAAAGCTTTTACAAACCAATTTTTGCTTAATAATTAA
- a CDS encoding ABC transporter ATP-binding protein — protein MKESLLEIKNIAYNYQEEDQVLPVLKNINLNAAQGEFICLIGPSGCGKTTLFNILVGLEQPDQGQIILSGQEITATRGHIAYMPQKDLLFPWRTIMENLLLGVEINKGDLKAARIEAEHLLPLFGLEGFAKKYPEQLSGGMKQRAALLRTVLTHHKILALDEPFGALDALTRSKMQKWILSIQAKLNKTILFITHDIEEAIILADKVILIDGRPGTISKKQKIDLPYPRDKTDPKFVAYQKELLASLSANQG, from the coding sequence ATGAAAGAATCTTTATTAGAAATAAAAAATATAGCTTATAATTATCAAGAAGAAGATCAAGTTTTACCTGTTCTCAAAAATATTAATTTAAATGCTGCTCAGGGAGAGTTTATTTGTCTTATTGGCCCTAGCGGCTGTGGTAAAACAACTCTTTTTAATATTCTAGTCGGCTTGGAGCAACCAGATCAGGGTCAGATAATTTTGTCTGGCCAAGAGATAACAGCAACTAGAGGCCATATTGCTTATATGCCCCAAAAAGATTTACTTTTTCCCTGGCGCACTATAATGGAAAATTTACTTTTAGGAGTAGAAATTAACAAGGGTGATCTGAAAGCAGCTCGTATTGAAGCTGAGCATCTCTTACCTTTATTTGGTTTAGAGGGCTTTGCCAAAAAATACCCGGAGCAATTATCAGGAGGGATGAAGCAAAGAGCTGCTCTTTTGCGAACTGTATTAACTCATCACAAAATTTTGGCTTTAGATGAGCCTTTTGGAGCTTTAGATGCTCTAACAAGGTCTAAAATGCAAAAATGGATTTTATCCATTCAGGCTAAACTAAATAAAACTATTCTATTTATAACCCATGATATAGAAGAAGCTATAATTTTGGCAGATAAAGTTATTTTAATTGATGGTCGGCCAGGAACTATTAGCAAAAAACAAAAAATAGATCTGCCTTATCCCCGAGATAAAACTGATCCCAAATTTGTTGCTTATCAAAAAGAACTTTTAGCTAGCTTAAGTGCGAATCAAGGTTGA
- a CDS encoding adenosylhomocysteinase: MRTKSTIRNPDLAEKGWRKIEWVADKMDILNEILKEHKDSKPLAGKQVVICLHLEAKTAYLAYVISQLGADVAIAGSNPLSTQDDVAAGLAAQGITVHSWYNSTPTEYKEHLNKVLNAEPDLIIDDGGDLVEMLHQTRKELLPNIIGGAEETTTGIHRLEAMEADGSLAFPMMAVNDAKSKSLFDNRYGTGQSVWDGIMRTTNLVVAGKTVVVAGYGWCGKGVAMRAKGLGARVIVTEIDPVKASEAWMDGFAVMPMEAAAKKGDFLITVTGCKDVIAEKHLKVMKDGAVLANAGHFDLEVSKPALNKLAVEVSEARENIKRFKLEDGRQLYLLAEGRLVNLAAADGHPAEIMDMTFALQLSSLLYLIENPNLDAQVYNIPDDIDQMVAEYKLKSLGIEIDQLTQAQKNYLNSWTNQ; this comes from the coding sequence ATGAGAACAAAATCAACTATTCGAAACCCTGACTTAGCAGAAAAAGGTTGGCGTAAAATTGAATGGGTAGCAGATAAAATGGATATTTTAAATGAAATTTTAAAAGAACATAAAGATTCAAAGCCCCTAGCAGGGAAACAGGTGGTAATCTGCTTACATTTAGAAGCTAAAACTGCTTATTTGGCTTATGTAATTAGTCAGCTTGGAGCAGATGTTGCAATTGCAGGCAGTAATCCCCTTTCGACTCAAGATGATGTAGCTGCTGGTTTGGCTGCTCAAGGAATAACAGTTCATAGTTGGTATAATTCAACTCCAACTGAATACAAAGAGCACTTAAATAAAGTTTTAAATGCAGAACCGGACTTAATTATAGATGATGGTGGTGATTTAGTTGAGATGCTGCACCAAACAAGAAAAGAACTTCTGCCAAATATTATCGGTGGAGCAGAAGAAACTACAACTGGGATTCATAGATTAGAGGCTATGGAAGCTGATGGAAGTTTGGCTTTTCCAATGATGGCAGTAAATGATGCTAAGTCTAAATCACTTTTTGATAACCGTTATGGGACAGGTCAGTCTGTTTGGGATGGAATTATGAGAACAACTAATTTAGTAGTAGCAGGTAAAACTGTAGTTGTAGCTGGTTATGGTTGGTGTGGTAAAGGTGTTGCTATGCGGGCTAAAGGCCTTGGAGCTAGAGTTATAGTCACAGAAATTGATCCAGTTAAAGCAAGTGAAGCGTGGATGGATGGTTTTGCGGTAATGCCAATGGAAGCAGCTGCTAAAAAAGGAGATTTCCTGATTACTGTTACAGGTTGTAAAGATGTAATCGCCGAGAAGCATTTAAAAGTAATGAAAGATGGCGCTGTTTTAGCTAATGCAGGTCATTTTGATTTAGAGGTTTCTAAACCTGCTTTAAATAAATTAGCAGTTGAAGTGAGTGAAGCTCGAGAAAATATTAAAAGATTTAAACTAGAAGATGGAAGACAACTCTATTTGTTAGCAGAAGGGCGACTGGTTAATCTGGCAGCTGCAGATGGACATCCAGCTGAAATAATGGATATGACTTTTGCCCTTCAATTATCTTCTTTACTTTACCTGATTGAAAATCCAAATTTAGATGCTCAAGTTTATAATATTCCTGATGATATAGATCAGATGGTAGCAGAATATAAACTTAAATCTTTAGGCATAGAAATTGATCAATTAACTCAAGCTCAAAAAAATTATCTTAATAGTTGGACTAATCAATAG
- a CDS encoding 5'-nucleotidase C-terminal domain-containing protein, with protein sequence MFKKRKILLFTVILTLSFMMLMGGVISARDLTVIATSDIHGAIYPWSYKIGEADDIGLAKIAAMVKEARAENPNLLLVDAGDTIQGNTMTSFFKDRRDVVHPMMKVMNEMGYDAMVLGNHEFNFGLEKQQEILADAKFPILSANTIVKKTGKPFAHPYTIKEVAGIKIGILGLTTTNIPIWDGDKVASLEFRDMDQVAADYIPELKEKADIIIALAHAGLDGRYDKSGGDKARKIAENNPEIDLLITGHDHDSVNQVINGVLVMAAEDAGEQASKIKMSLSQKNGKWVVDSKSGTHLAAEDYEADPEILAVAKPYHQAVVEYVNTPIGYATGDFTPEPKVEGIPAAQVQDTALVDLINRVQLKNAEADISSAALFIADSTIDKGPVSIKDAARIYKYSNTLYGVKISGKELKKYLESTVAYYNTYQPGDITISFNPEIRGYAYDMFQGIDYKIDISQPVGNRIKDLKYEGKAIKDDQTFKLALNNYRYSGLHSSGIISNEPYYKSEAGIREMIIEYIDQKEKIDPVVDHNWEIVGANLDHAHQAEALSLINNGVLKIPAVNRSWNAESINLEARARKMDLTKAIVRMFNYDLPAKIENPSFSGLEAGDLAYAEAALKAGFVKANNGDFEANKVLSRQEAAIMLVEGMRIADQADTSILNQFKDENKIVNDPDQRAKLALAVEMGLLVGRENKMLAPDKTMKFGEMAAMLHRVQNNYQQLDVLSTNDFHGKVEAGYEAGAAKLMGAIKHYRSANPKATILVDGGDSYQGTPISSLNNAKPVIEFMNEARYSAQAVGNHEFDWGIDELKRINSKTYFPMLAANIVDKDTGELVDWVKPTQIIPAAGYKVGLIGIATPDTESTTMPSNIAELDFTDPAIAIKKYTKELRKKGVDMVFVVSHLPGTTNYDTGQVSGELVETAKQVEVTGIIGGHSHHTVTAIVNGNPIVEAYKHGRELGNLRYFINKKTKKIYSAMPMSHPVRKSVIKIKEDPEIKAMVKKYQKELEPIMSEVLIESDSKLVSNYDTISKVGALTTDSMAAEVKADIAFQNPGGLRIDLPQGKINVGHIYELLPFGNTIVSGEMTGKQIVSVLEQSLTFNKGMLQHSGLKVEYDPELPKYERVVSVKLADGSPLKMNQKYRVATNNFLAEGGDGFKTFNEIEFKESYIKVRDALIKHLRQLEEIKVKPENRVIEVDQSAGLRIRYAA encoded by the coding sequence TTGTTTAAAAAAAGAAAAATATTGCTGTTCACAGTTATTCTGACTTTAAGTTTTATGATGCTCATGGGTGGAGTTATTTCTGCCAGAGATTTAACAGTAATTGCAACAAGTGATATTCATGGAGCAATTTATCCCTGGTCTTATAAAATTGGAGAAGCTGATGATATTGGACTGGCCAAAATTGCCGCTATGGTAAAAGAGGCTAGAGCAGAAAATCCAAATCTGCTTTTAGTTGATGCTGGTGATACAATACAGGGTAATACGATGACTTCCTTTTTTAAAGACCGGCGTGATGTAGTTCATCCAATGATGAAAGTTATGAATGAGATGGGCTATGATGCAATGGTTTTAGGTAATCATGAGTTTAATTTTGGTTTAGAAAAACAGCAAGAAATTTTAGCAGATGCTAAATTTCCGATTTTATCTGCTAATACTATAGTTAAAAAGACTGGTAAACCATTTGCTCACCCTTATACTATCAAAGAGGTTGCTGGAATTAAAATTGGTATTTTAGGCTTAACAACTACCAATATTCCAATTTGGGATGGAGATAAAGTAGCAAGTTTAGAATTTAGAGATATGGATCAAGTAGCTGCTGATTATATACCAGAATTAAAAGAAAAAGCAGATATAATTATAGCTTTGGCTCATGCAGGTTTAGATGGTCGCTATGATAAGAGTGGTGGAGATAAAGCTCGAAAAATTGCTGAAAATAATCCAGAAATCGATCTCTTAATAACCGGCCATGATCATGATTCAGTTAACCAGGTAATTAATGGAGTTCTAGTAATGGCTGCAGAAGATGCAGGAGAACAGGCTTCTAAAATTAAAATGAGCTTATCTCAAAAAAATGGGAAATGGGTTGTTGATAGTAAAAGTGGTACCCATTTAGCAGCTGAAGATTATGAAGCAGATCCAGAAATTTTGGCTGTTGCTAAACCTTATCATCAAGCAGTAGTCGAATATGTAAATACTCCAATCGGTTATGCAACTGGTGATTTCACTCCTGAGCCTAAAGTAGAGGGAATCCCAGCAGCTCAAGTTCAAGATACAGCACTTGTTGATTTAATTAATAGAGTTCAATTAAAAAATGCAGAAGCTGACATTTCTTCAGCCGCTTTATTTATAGCTGATTCAACAATTGATAAAGGGCCAGTTTCTATAAAAGATGCTGCTCGTATTTATAAATATAGTAATACTCTTTATGGTGTTAAAATTAGTGGCAAAGAATTAAAAAAATATTTAGAGTCAACAGTAGCTTATTATAATACTTATCAACCTGGAGATATTACCATTAGTTTTAATCCTGAAATTAGAGGTTATGCTTATGATATGTTCCAGGGAATTGATTATAAAATTGATATTTCTCAGCCAGTAGGCAATAGAATTAAGGATTTAAAATATGAGGGAAAAGCAATAAAAGATGATCAAACATTTAAATTAGCTTTAAATAATTATCGTTACAGCGGCCTTCATTCTAGTGGAATTATTTCTAATGAGCCTTATTATAAATCAGAGGCTGGAATTAGAGAAATGATTATTGAATATATTGATCAAAAAGAAAAAATCGATCCTGTAGTAGATCATAATTGGGAAATAGTTGGAGCTAATTTAGACCATGCTCACCAAGCAGAAGCTTTAAGCTTAATTAATAATGGGGTTCTAAAAATTCCAGCTGTAAACCGCTCTTGGAATGCAGAAAGTATAAATTTAGAAGCTAGAGCAAGAAAAATGGATTTAACTAAAGCAATAGTTAGAATGTTTAACTATGATTTACCAGCTAAAATAGAAAATCCCAGTTTTAGTGGACTTGAAGCTGGAGATTTAGCTTATGCGGAGGCCGCTTTAAAAGCTGGTTTTGTAAAAGCCAATAATGGTGATTTTGAAGCAAATAAGGTTTTAAGCCGTCAAGAAGCAGCAATTATGTTAGTTGAAGGAATGAGAATTGCTGATCAAGCTGATACTTCTATTTTAAATCAATTTAAAGATGAAAATAAAATTGTAAATGATCCAGATCAGCGAGCTAAACTAGCTTTAGCTGTTGAAATGGGACTTTTAGTTGGTAGAGAAAATAAGATGCTGGCTCCTGATAAAACAATGAAATTTGGTGAAATGGCTGCAATGCTGCATCGTGTTCAAAATAATTATCAGCAGCTAGATGTTTTATCAACAAATGATTTCCACGGTAAAGTTGAAGCTGGTTATGAAGCAGGTGCTGCCAAATTAATGGGAGCAATTAAACATTATCGAAGTGCAAACCCTAAAGCTACAATTTTAGTTGATGGAGGAGACTCTTATCAAGGTACTCCAATTTCTAGTTTAAATAATGCTAAACCGGTAATTGAGTTTATGAATGAAGCCCGTTATTCTGCTCAGGCAGTTGGTAACCATGAATTTGATTGGGGAATTGATGAGCTAAAAAGAATTAATAGTAAAACTTATTTCCCTATGTTAGCTGCTAATATAGTTGATAAAGATACTGGAGAATTAGTTGATTGGGTAAAGCCAACTCAGATTATTCCAGCAGCAGGTTATAAAGTTGGTTTAATTGGAATTGCAACACCTGATACTGAGAGTACTACTATGCCTTCTAATATAGCAGAACTTGATTTTACTGATCCAGCTATTGCAATTAAAAAATATACTAAAGAGTTAAGAAAAAAAGGAGTAGATATGGTTTTTGTTGTTAGTCATTTACCTGGAACAACTAATTATGATACAGGCCAGGTAAGTGGGGAATTAGTTGAGACAGCAAAACAAGTTGAGGTTACAGGTATAATTGGTGGCCATAGTCATCATACTGTAACTGCTATTGTTAATGGAAATCCAATTGTAGAGGCCTATAAACACGGGCGTGAACTTGGAAATCTTAGATATTTTATTAATAAAAAGACTAAAAAAATATATAGTGCAATGCCTATGAGTCATCCAGTTCGTAAAAGTGTAATTAAGATTAAAGAAGATCCCGAAATAAAAGCAATGGTAAAGAAATATCAAAAAGAACTAGAACCTATTATGTCTGAAGTTCTAATTGAATCAGATTCAAAATTAGTTAGTAACTATGATACTATTTCTAAAGTTGGAGCTTTAACAACTGATTCTATGGCGGCTGAGGTAAAAGCAGATATTGCTTTCCAAAATCCTGGTGGATTAAGAATTGATCTTCCTCAGGGAAAAATTAATGTCGGTCATATTTATGAACTTTTACCTTTTGGAAATACCATTGTAAGTGGAGAAATGACAGGAAAACAAATTGTTTCTGTCTTAGAACAAAGTCTTACTTTCAATAAAGGAATGTTACAGCATTCTGGCCTAAAAGTAGAATATGATCCAGAGCTGCCTAAATATGAGCGAGTAGTTTCAGTTAAACTTGCTGATGGCAGTCCTCTAAAAATGAATCAGAAATATAGAGTTGCTACTAATAACTTTTTGGCTGAAGGTGGAGACGGTTTTAAGACCTTTAATGAAATTGAATTTAAGGAAAGCTATATTAAAGTTAGAGATGCTTTAATTAAGCATTTACGTCAGTTAGAAGAAATAAAAGTTAAACCTGAAAATAGAGTGATTGAGGTTGATCAGAGTGCAGGCTTAAGAATTAGGTATGCAGCTTAA
- a CDS encoding prenyltransferase: MKKIKLLKEVWKASRPLSLTLALYSTTLGMAIAHLESKLFSENLTFDLKLIFLVTLAGLFVQTGTNFINDYFECEYKNLHFVDGQKYKFLGKKRHAFDILIFLLGILSFLITALMGLYLISITTTKLFLIGILGLIGGYAYTGEPIVYKKRGLGTPLSFILMGPLMVLGSYLVFSNYYSWRPIVLGLPISLLIPVLMLSNELRDYKRDSKLKIKTMTVRIGFEKAKLIYLILLISAYSLTILFVILNLYPLSSLLTLITIPLAYKAYQNVAQAEKIGVPITNKLHLSFGLIQLLSFLFIK; the protein is encoded by the coding sequence TTGAAAAAAATTAAATTATTAAAAGAAGTTTGGAAAGCTTCACGTCCTCTTTCCTTAACCTTAGCCCTATATTCTACTACTTTAGGAATGGCCATTGCTCATCTAGAAAGTAAACTATTTAGCGAGAATTTAACTTTTGATCTCAAATTAATTTTTTTAGTAACTTTAGCTGGATTATTTGTCCAAACAGGTACTAATTTTATTAATGATTATTTTGAATGTGAATACAAAAATCTTCATTTTGTTGATGGTCAAAAATATAAATTTTTAGGTAAAAAGAGACATGCTTTTGATATTTTAATCTTTTTACTGGGTATTTTATCATTTTTAATAACAGCTCTAATGGGCCTTTATCTTATCTCAATTACAACTACTAAACTTTTTTTAATTGGTATTTTAGGCCTTATTGGAGGTTATGCCTATACTGGAGAACCAATTGTTTATAAAAAAAGAGGTCTTGGTACTCCTCTTTCTTTTATTTTAATGGGTCCCCTAATGGTTTTAGGCAGTTATCTTGTTTTTAGCAATTATTATTCTTGGCGTCCCATAGTTCTGGGTTTACCAATTAGTCTTTTAATCCCTGTTTTAATGCTAAGTAATGAGTTAAGAGATTATAAAAGAGACAGTAAATTAAAAATTAAAACTATGACTGTGAGAATTGGTTTTGAAAAAGCAAAATTAATTTATTTAATTTTATTAATTTCTGCCTACTCTTTAACAATTTTATTTGTTATTTTAAATCTTTATCCTCTCAGCTCACTTTTAACTTTAATAACAATTCCTTTAGCTTATAAGGCCTATCAGAATGTAGCTCAGGCAGAAAAAATTGGAGTTCCTATTACAAATAAACTTCATTTAAGCTTTGGCTTAATCCAACTGCTCTCTTTTTTATTTATAAAATAA
- a CDS encoding ABC transporter substrate-binding protein encodes MKRVFILLLTVLFLFSLFSGNIIAAEMSLEIGIMPAVDSAPILLAQHKGYFAEEGLDLKVDIYTNAVNRQTALQTNTIDGAMTDLIAFVNNVNNGFPVKITTSTDGSFPILISKNFQEKETVKIGMMEVSVSNFLSEQFLSSDYILNKIFIPAIPARLEMVKSGQLEMAVIPEPLASTAELNGLEKRVYKNKYDFMPEAMIFTETALKEKDPAIKAFHTAYNKAVKEIKKDDSEAREILIKSLGLPEKIKDLIAMPEYHLTRLPSPEYLNRVINWIEKTNNSQINIDYQEVVEGKYSF; translated from the coding sequence ATGAAAAGAGTATTTATTTTATTATTAACAGTTTTATTTTTATTTAGCTTATTTTCGGGAAATATAATCGCAGCTGAAATGAGTTTAGAAATTGGAATTATGCCAGCAGTAGATTCAGCTCCGATTTTATTGGCTCAGCATAAAGGATATTTTGCTGAAGAAGGTTTAGATCTCAAAGTTGATATTTATACAAATGCAGTTAATAGACAGACAGCATTACAAACTAATACAATTGATGGAGCAATGACTGATTTAATTGCTTTTGTCAATAATGTGAATAACGGATTTCCAGTTAAAATCACAACAAGTACAGATGGAAGCTTTCCAATTTTAATCAGCAAAAATTTTCAAGAAAAAGAAACAGTAAAGATTGGGATGATGGAAGTAAGTGTTTCCAACTTTTTATCTGAACAATTTTTAAGCTCAGATTACATATTAAATAAAATCTTCATCCCTGCAATTCCAGCTCGTTTAGAAATGGTTAAATCTGGGCAGCTCGAAATGGCAGTAATTCCAGAACCTTTAGCGTCCACAGCTGAATTAAATGGTTTAGAAAAAAGAGTTTATAAAAATAAATATGATTTTATGCCAGAAGCAATGATTTTTACTGAGACTGCTCTTAAAGAAAAAGATCCAGCTATTAAGGCCTTCCATACAGCCTATAATAAAGCTGTAAAAGAGATTAAAAAAGATGATAGTGAAGCTAGAGAAATTTTAATAAAAAGCCTTGGTTTACCTGAAAAAATAAAAGACTTAATTGCAATGCCTGAATATCATTTAACCCGACTTCCTTCACCAGAATATTTAAATCGGGTGATTAATTGGATTGAAAAAACTAATAATAGTCAAATTAATATTGATTACCAAGAGGTAGTAGAAGGGAAGTATAGTTTTTAA
- a CDS encoding ABC transporter ATP-binding protein — MIKVNDLSFAYEKEKVLKNINFELEKGESLAIIGSSGCGKTTLLYLLAGLEKSTRGKILINSQPLTEIRAKSGVILQDYGLFPWKSVYHNLALGLKIRGINKNKIKTKVNFVLKKLKIFKFKDKYPAELSGGQKQRVAVGRSLILEPDLLLMDEPFSALDALTREEMQNLILKIHQQEDLTFVLVTHDIREAAFLGKKIAVIKAGKIVKILENPYFGEKNLREKQEFFNLQKKLRHLMGLKSGDEIRDEK, encoded by the coding sequence ATGATTAAAGTAAATGACCTTAGTTTTGCCTATGAAAAAGAAAAAGTATTAAAAAATATTAATTTTGAATTAGAAAAAGGAGAAAGTCTTGCCATTATTGGTTCTTCTGGTTGTGGCAAGACAACTTTGCTTTATCTATTAGCTGGTTTAGAAAAATCAACAAGAGGTAAAATCCTCATCAATTCTCAGCCTTTAACAGAAATCAGAGCTAAAAGTGGTGTTATCCTACAGGATTACGGACTTTTTCCTTGGAAATCAGTTTATCATAATCTAGCTTTAGGGCTTAAAATTAGAGGAATTAACAAAAATAAGATTAAAACTAAGGTGAATTTTGTTCTAAAAAAGCTTAAAATATTCAAATTTAAGGACAAATATCCAGCTGAATTAAGTGGTGGTCAAAAACAACGAGTAGCAGTTGGCCGCTCACTTATTTTAGAACCTGATTTATTATTAATGGATGAACCATTTTCAGCTTTAGATGCTTTAACAAGAGAAGAGATGCAAAATTTGATTTTGAAAATTCACCAACAAGAAGATTTAACTTTTGTGTTGGTAACTCATGATATTAGAGAAGCTGCTTTTTTGGGAAAGAAAATTGCTGTAATTAAAGCAGGTAAAATAGTTAAAATCCTAGAAAATCCTTATTTTGGAGAAAAAAATTTAAGAGAAAAACAAGAATTTTTTAATCTGCAGAAAAAATTGCGTCATCTAATGGGTCTAAAGAGTGGAGACGAAATAAGAGATGAAAAATAA
- a CDS encoding ABC transporter permease, translating to MKNNKFKDLYALILIIMIWYLLYFIFDSAIISSPTAVFKVFITNFSSEIMLHLLMSFYRIITAVTISLVLGVGIGLLMGMQHRIDNFLAPIIYLLYPIPKIAFLPVFMLLFGLADLSKIILLIVIIIFQIIVTTRDGVKGIDSRYFASARSLGMDKIDIYYHLVLPAILPGILTALRITIGTSIAVLFFAENFAVKYGIGYYIMNSWSMVNYLKMYSGIIAVSLLGYLLFKLIDLLEDKFCSWQKS from the coding sequence ATGAAAAATAATAAATTTAAAGATTTATATGCTCTGATTTTAATTATAATGATTTGGTATTTACTTTACTTTATTTTTGATTCAGCAATTATTAGTTCACCAACAGCAGTTTTTAAAGTTTTTATCACTAATTTTAGTAGTGAAATTATGCTGCATTTATTAATGAGTTTTTATCGAATTATAACAGCAGTGACTATTTCATTGGTTTTAGGAGTGGGAATTGGTCTTTTAATGGGAATGCAGCATAGGATTGATAATTTTCTAGCTCCTATTATTTATTTGCTGTATCCAATTCCTAAAATTGCTTTTTTACCTGTTTTTATGCTTTTATTTGGTTTAGCTGATTTATCTAAAATAATTCTGTTAATCGTTATCATTATTTTTCAAATTATAGTAACTACTCGGGATGGAGTCAAGGGAATTGATAGTCGATATTTTGCTTCAGCTCGTTCCCTTGGAATGGATAAAATTGATATTTATTATCATTTAGTTTTACCTGCAATTTTACCTGGTATTTTAACTGCCTTAAGAATTACAATTGGAACCAGTATAGCTGTTTTGTTTTTTGCTGAAAATTTTGCTGTTAAATATGGTATTGGCTATTATATAATGAATAGTTGGTCGATGGTTAATTATTTAAAAATGTATAGTGGTATTATCGCAGTTAGCCTGTTAGGATACCTTTTATTTAAATTAATAGATTTATTAGAAGATAAATTTTGCAGCTGGCAGAAGTCTTAA
- a CDS encoding YgaP family membrane protein, protein MKNVGQIDKWLRIIVGIILLSMFFFGQGNSYAFLIFGIIALYTGLTRNCMLYKLLGINTRKDK, encoded by the coding sequence ATGAAAAATGTAGGCCAAATTGATAAATGGTTGCGAATTATTGTTGGTATTATTCTACTTTCAATGTTTTTCTTTGGTCAAGGAAATTCTTATGCATTTTTAATTTTTGGAATTATTGCTCTCTATACAGGTTTAACAAGAAATTGTATGTTGTATAAACTTTTGGGAATTAATACTCGAAAGGATAAATAG
- the wrbA gene encoding NAD(P)H:quinone oxidoreductase, producing MTNLLITYYSSYGHMFKMAQAARDAAAEHDDYQVKLRKIPELEAAEKAMSSQDPYLAAQKEQAEITEVSLDDLEWADGIVWGIPTRFGNMPAQVKQFIDTAGGLWAEGKLEDKATGIMSSTNTIHGGQESTILTSMMPLLHFGMIYVGSTYGQNPELSQDKIQGGSPYGPSTIAGSDGSKSPTEGDLKMAGRLAKRVARVAKGINLTK from the coding sequence ATGACTAATTTATTGATCACATATTATAGTTCTTATGGACATATGTTTAAGATGGCCCAGGCAGCTAGAGATGCTGCAGCTGAACATGATGATTATCAGGTCAAACTTCGTAAAATACCTGAGTTAGAAGCTGCTGAAAAAGCAATGTCAAGCCAAGATCCCTACTTAGCAGCTCAAAAAGAGCAGGCTGAAATAACTGAAGTAAGCTTAGATGATTTAGAATGGGCTGATGGTATTGTTTGGGGTATTCCAACCAGATTTGGTAATATGCCAGCTCAAGTTAAACAATTTATTGATACTGCTGGCGGGCTTTGGGCCGAAGGTAAACTTGAAGATAAGGCAACAGGTATTATGAGCAGCACAAATACTATCCATGGTGGTCAAGAGAGTACAATTTTAACTTCAATGATGCCTTTACTCCATTTTGGAATGATTTATGTGGGTTCCACTTATGGCCAAAACCCAGAATTGAGTCAAGATAAAATACAAGGTGGTTCACCTTATGGTCCTTCTACAATTGCTGGTAGTGATGGGAGTAAATCGCCAACAGAAGGTGACTTAAAGATGGCTGGAAGACTTGCTAAAAGAGTTGCCAGAGTCGCTAAAGGTATTAACTTAACTAAGTAA